TTCCCTAGGCCACTGCAGGGGTTTGAGGAGAGCCAGGAggtggtgggtggaacagggatgtCCTGGGGTGAgtgtgggcctgtgggcagatcagcctggggagggggttgaaaccaggatttggcacttaggccagattctaacccaCATCCCTGACCCGGTTAGCCTTACATGGGCtgtctggatttgcaccagctgtttCGCTAGTGCAattccgagtagccccataaggctcCCTGGGGTGTCACTTGGAGTAAGGgtacataagtccccttactccaggttgcgccccagcctgcacctaacctgcccTCAATACAGTGCAGGCTAATCAGCCTGCAGGTTAGGTTTGCGCTACCCAATAATTAAGAGTAAGATACTTCCACTGACAGAGTCTAAAGTTGCCACCCTGTACACACttaactgagtagacatgcctaggattatatTGTTAACTTTTTATAATCTTTGAGTCTTGGTTAGAGAGATGTTAACCAACTAAAGTTGTGGTGCTAAGCATGATACAAGATTTACCTTTATAGGATATAAGATTTTAATGTCTGCTTGGTAAAAGTGCCAGTCAGGGCCAGGGCATTGTTCAAAGAAATTTTCTCATATGATAGTAATATAAACTAGAAAAGGCCAgaaccaataacattttaaaacaatttcaaAATCTAAATAACTTTCCTACAATTTCAAAATTGAAAATCAAATTATTGAAGTCTTGATTATAAGGAAAAGGAGTCATGTTTCACTAGATTAGCGTTATGTTGAAGAAATAGTTAAGTGTAATGCAATGAGTATTTTTATTTCAACCTGTTTATGAAATGTTCACAAGAACATAAAAGACCAAATGCCTGTCTGGTTGAAAATTCTGTTTTCAGTAGTTCGTCAGTTCATTTATGAATTGTATCTAGATGTGCTGATGTTTAAAATCTGTCTAATGAAATCTAGACTGCACTAACATTAGCTACAGCATATGAGTCAAAGAACTTCAGCATAATAGTTCTCTATTGAAAATTGATTTTTCTCACATTCTAGGAAATGTATATAGTCACAATTAAAGTGTACATGccgccaatcctatccacatttacctgggagtgagccccattgactgtaatgggacttacttctgagtagacatgcgtattttgggcacaggggtgtcaaacataaagcccgcaGGCtttcagaagctttttatctggccctcagctttcctagcaccaccatcagctgctgatctttgctgaggtatcactgctgaaagagcagcccacatgattGGTCTtggtcttgaaaatatgaccaagatatatgtattttctcttccgttatttgcagctaatgagttcctaagtgaaaaagtgcttacttctgggcaaaatctgcttaatgacatcacttcctgcgtaATGAGGTAaattccggccctcagcaggcatcatgaatgctatttggccctctgtatgaaacaggtttgacacccctgtgaaGCATGTACCTTATTTCTAGACAGAAAAGTTAAGAAAGAACTGGTTCCAGAACTAAACTGATTAAGTAAGTACTTTTCTACTGTACTGTATATCTCACAAGTGTACTTTTTCTCTCATGACTAATACTGTCCAATAAAGTTGAAATGTGCTCATCTATTTCATAATCTCTGGTCTAATAAAGTCTAAAGGACACTTGCTGCACAATGAGGAGGGACATTAACTGATTGTAGGTGTGGCTGACATTAACCTACAACTGATTGTAGGTCTCAACAGCATCATACGCTCTTAGTTAACCTTTAGCATACTTCTAGGACTTACTTGGTCTGAAGTTCATATACTGAAACACTCTGATTGAAATATAGGATGCAAtgcctaaacatgtttacttgcaTTCACCAGAGGTTACAGATTCTGAcgctgcttcctcctccaaaaTGGTTTTCAATACAGACATTGGTCTTCTGTGTGAGGACTTTGCCTCTTCATAGGGGACAGTCACTGTTGGCCAAAAATTTGTTCTTTGATTTTGCAGAGTAATTGTCCATGTGGTCTCTCTCTACATGAAATGTGCACCTAAGCAGTAGCACACAACGGAGTCGTAGTCATACATACAATTCACCAAGTAGTTGAAGGTGGCTGCCAACAGGGCCCCTCCCACCAGCCAGAAGAACCAAAACCCTTTAGTTTTTGCTAGATAATGCATTCTCATGCTAGGCTCCCCTTTGATAAATTACGCACTGGTAATTCTGAGAATTTCCAGCTCTTCAAAAAAGCAGCAACACTTACATTCTAAGATCCAGATTGCCGACTGAAGTGTATTCTGTAGTACTTAATAAAAGTGCACGATCACAGACTGTGAGCATTAACATAGCCCATTACTGCTGTGTGGAAGCCATGTTATTATTATAGTACCTTGTTCCCTATTATATTGTAGTTTCCTCTTTCCCACTCGGAAAACTTGATTTGatatttgatatatttttaaaagcacacaggtaCCATTGTTCTCAAATGTCACAGAAACAAAACATTAGACGgatattgtttatttttaatgtaaaatACTGTAATTCAACAGATAAAATAAGCATCTCTCTGTAGCAATAAAGTACCATGAGGACGATGCATCAGCAGCTGATTTGGCTGTACTTATAGTAACACTGCACAAACTCCAAGCATGAGGAATAAATGGCAAAGGATAGCTGCAAAGGaaaatgaaacagcaagaaaATAAGTGAGTGGTCTCACTGTCAGGGATGGCTTCCAGATGTATCTAGCTGCTCTATTATAAATATAACAATAACtctattattaaaaaatatttgtgTTGATGCTGACACAATCACTTGGAATAATATGTGGCCTGGATAGGTTTAGAATTTGAATTTTTACCTGAAAAATTGTAATTCCTGGGTAATCCTCTACCTGTGTGAAATAAGAAAAAGTAGAATATACACAGGCAATATTTTAACGtatgaaaaaattaaataatgtgATTTCAGATACATGGCCAAAAACTACATTCTGAAATGTATgacctggttaaaaaaaaaaatagaatggcttcattttattacttattttattttaaatagttaTCAGCCATATATGCCAGAGGAAGCTTACGGTAATCATAATCAAAATCACAGCCATCAgtatttataatttaaaaaattatacttGTTTGGTTATACTTGGTTTActtgtttggaatttttttaGCTGAATTTCCAAATGCCTTTGTAAATAAGAATATTTGTAATCCCTTCTGAAAGTCATCAGAAACGTGCTTTTCCAAACCTCCCCCAGGGCCTTGACAGAGTGTCGACAGAGATGCCTTTATCATTTCTCACAGGTATGCCATGCattccaatctttaaaaaaaaatgtgtctgagagctcaatcctatattCTGCTGGTGTAGCTGCACCATCAAAAATGGGCGCACTTTACCCAGTGAGCTGGGGGTTGCACCAGCTACTgtcacttctcctcctccatggAATCAAACaacatcttatgttcttatgttttaaaccaggggtgcccaaacccaggccctggggccacttgcagcccttgaggactcccaatgcggccctcagggagcccccagtctccaatgagcttctggccctccagagacttgctggagccctcattggcccgacacaactgctttcagcatgagggcgctGTTTGACCTcccacgtgagctgtgggatgagggctccctccactgcttgctgtttcacatctgtgatgcagtagcagcagcaaaggaaaggccagccttgctttgtgcaaggccttttataggccttgagctattgcaagaccttcattcattcatataagttcatctttaatatattcatttatggaaactcatgtaaatttattcaaattttaaatgtaaattaaattttttccccagcccccgacacagtgtcagagagatgatgtggccctcctgccaaaaactttgcacacccctgttctaaactgaaCAGAGATGTGTCAGAGAGGTGAGTGGTAGGTTAGTACATcacccactactctcctctcctctgtatGTCCtgtttcattctgttcttttcttcGTATTCCAATACAGGAGGCAGAAAGAAGAACAGCAGGGTCGGTGACTGACTTAATGCCAGCCTCCTATTGATCAACATTGCTTTCATCCTAATCTAGAATGCAAATGTCCCTCACTTACTGTTCACATTGAGTTCAGCCATTAAAACACCTCCTGTTTGTTCTATACGTTGCCTCCGCTTTGCACATGCCTTAAGGAAGAAGAAAACAGTTGTCACCTTTGTTATCTCAGAGACAGAGAAATACAGAACTAGTCCACAGAACTAGAACTAGAACGCATGCTGAATGAAGATACATTTTTTTCCTATAGGCTGCAGATCAAAAAGAAACTATTTCAATATGATGCTATGAAGTTTCTCCAGTTTGGTACAGATACTTTCTGTGAGTTTTAGAATAACTCAGCAGTGAAAAAAAATAAGACAACAGAATGGTCCTAGACATTTTTGGACTTAGAATTAGATCCAAATATGTTATGTTTATTCTGAGGATCTCTGTCTTCTGCAGTGTTTACTTCAGTGTGTTGTGGTAGAAGAAAGGACCTACTTATCCCAATGGGAGTGGCTGGATTGGAGTTTTGTGGGTGAAGTGTTACTACTACATCCTACAGTCTCCACTGCCATGTGATTTGGTGCATAAAATGCTTTCTTCCACACCCATAGTGCAACCGCATACCTCCACCCATCACTGCACAAGCAGATCAAACAAGAGACAGTTGGCAGTGTCAACCATTAAACAAGATCTGGACTTACTTTGCCAATGTTGTCTCATTCAAGTCGGCATCAAGATCTATTTTGAAAGATCCAGCACATTTCATAAAGCTACCCAGGGGTGAAAATTGCTTCAGGCATCACAAGCTATGGTACATCTTTCAGAATCAAAGACAACTGTTGCTACAGATATAACTTATTTTCAGATGCCAACAATCAAATCTGCATGCACTGATAAGCTGCAATTATTAACTACATTCATACCATGTGGGTATATGGAACAAGATCTCACATGTGCCTTCCATGTggccttttttttattttaatgaagGGGATCTCAGTCGGGGTTTGAAGTTCAGAAACATTTGACCTTAATTCAAGTACATAGATACAGTCACACATCTATACATCGCTCTAGCTCCCTCTAGTGGGAAGTATAATCATTTAGTACTTTTCAATGTATTGTATTTGTGTCCATCTGGCctcttttctccaaggagctcagcaacaAAGTATAAAttaagtcccgtccccccccccatattatcTTCACAATAACAATATGATGTGAATTAGTCTGAAAGAGACCAAAATTGGCCCAAAGAACTTTAGAGCAGGGTTTAGAAACTTTAGAAACCCAAAGAGCAGGGTTTGGATTCTGGACTCTTTATCACTTTTGCAGTCTATCCAATTCACTTAAGGCTGATAATGGCTTGCTGTAgacatcttttttagattgtgagcccttttgggacagggagccattagttatttgatttttctctgtaaacctctttgtgaacttttgttgaaaagcggtatataaataccgttaataataataataataataataataataataataataataataataataataataaaagcaatgCCTTTGCAGAAAGCTATTTAATCCTGAAATGACAGAGCTTAGCCACATATCCAGACTTCATTGGGCCTTCAAAGAAATGAATCCAATATTTAAATGTCCAGTATTTAAAAGTCTCTTGCTGCCACCAAGAGAAGTTAGGCGGATGACGGccaaaaatagggccttctcggtggtgtcGCCTGTATTGTCgcattcccttccctttgagttgagaacagcttctTCACTGTTAACCTGCCGGTGAGgcttgaagacttttttatttcagaaagagTTTGATGCCTGATAGGGGGCATGGCGGCTGCTTTTTAACAATTGTTTTATATGgctggttttattgctgctggtcttattgttttattatctattttattgttttattgtatttttacagTTTAATGTATTTGTATGTATTTTTaagtgttgttagctgccttgggtgcccttcagggaaaaaggtggattacaaaactaacaacaacaacaacaacaacagtatttatataccgattttcaacaaaaagttcacaaatctaataaataaaagtCTAGGCTGCTTTGCTAATTGCTACACAAAGAACTTACCACAGGGCAGGAGAACTTTTCACTGTCACACACGTGTGTCTCGCAGTGCAGCCACACTTTAGAAAGCTTTGGAATATTCCGGAACCGGAATGCAGTAAACTGGAAAGTGGCCCGGCTGTCTTTCCCATTTTCATGTACTAAGATGGAATCATCTGTTGCACACCTGAGCCACATGACAACAGGCAGTGTGAGAATGAGGAAACCCATAAGGCATTCCTTCTTTTGCTATCTCTAAGCCATTCACTGCATTGCAGTCATCCTGGGACTGGACTGGGACAGGGGCCTACGACACATGTGAATGGTTAATGGAGAAAGCCAGGAATGCAGAGGTGGGATTGATGCCTTTGCCAAAACAGACAAAGGCTTCAatagcagtgaaagcagcttcTCTTTCACTCTCAAATGGGAAGAGAGAAGTTGCATTTACCAGTCAGTTATGCTGCAGATTGGGGGATTAAGTTGGTGACCAACAGGACCACCAGGTGGGGCCCATGCCACAGGGGAGCTCTGGGCATGTGCCAAAGGACCAAACTCAGGCTTTGCCAAGCATTCAAACATGCAGTCTTCACTAGGTGACTGAAATGGAACAGCGCCAACAGTGTTGTGCTCATAATTATTCTGAATGTCTACATAATCCATCAAAAAGTACTGCAGGTGACAATAAGACCAGCCTATAGAACCTCCTCCAGAACATCCTCCTCATTAGGGTTCCAGATCACATGAATACAAAATGTATTTTGACACATTCACACAATTACGTACCCCTTAGTTATGAGAGGCCACTGGATTTGATAGTAATACTCTGATGACGGAGTTGCCCAACAATTGGTCAGGACAACTTTAAATCTGGGGGAGACAAACAGATGTGAGCCATAGAACTGTGACTGTTTCAGTACCAATTTCACATGAGGGGTTCACCAATACCTGTTACTTAAGCCCTTTGCTTCTACTCCAGCAAATACATCTGAACCAATATCTGAAGTTTCAACTATAAAGGGGGCTTCCTTCTTGCTTGTAAacttggcattctgagaaagaaaaTGGGGCAATGGGTTAGTAATGTAACATGGGCACAGCAACCAGGCAACTGGATACAAAGTGTAAGACGATATGGCCTTGATATGCCACTCACCAAACAGTCTGAAAGCTTGTATAAAAACATGAGAAATATGACCGAGATTGGAAGCTGCTGAAAGGAACTAGTTGGAAAGCTACATGACAAGACCTACTTAGAGGCAACATTCAACCACCCACTGCTGAACTGTATGTGGAAAGTTACTCAGTTCAGCATGGATAAGCATGATGGATAAGCCCATCATGATTATGATTAATTGACCATTGTGATGAAATGAACCAATATGATATGAATTGAGTAACTCTTATCTGGAACGCTTGGGACCTGATTTCAGAATATCTGTACTGAATGAAAAGAATAAACCTGTTGGCATGGTCTGTGCTGTCTGGTGTGGGTGAGGCTCCCAACTTGCCCCTTCCCTTCACCCCATCACCCTCTGAAAGGCCCTCAAAACTGCCTGCTCAGCTCTGCAGCACCTTCTGTACAACCCAAGGCTAGGGGTTATAACACAGCCGGCTTCCTTCTGCCTCATGGACCTTGCACTATGCAGTTGGcatgcaaaaaagtaaaaaagtaAAATATATGTCTGCATACCCCAGCATGCATTGTGCTAGGCCGGCCAGTTCCCACTGGCATGCAAAAaagtcaactttttttttttttttttaaagtcatgttgATGTTCAAAAAGATTATGGAATACTTCGGATTTTGGAATTTTGGATGGaggggatgcccaacctgtacatAAATTGTTAGATGTGTTGACTGGAATAATATTTATAGTGAAGTTTTGTCTTGTTTAAGTTTCAGCCTTGAGATAATATTTGGaggtgcaaaaacaaaacacagcgtTGTAATACAGGTTATGAAGTATGGCTCTTTTATGATTGCTGGTGTTGGGCAAAAGATGTGGTTGGCTTAGAAGTGATGAAGGTTGTGATTGATTGAGGTTTGGTGGCAGTAAACAGTTTGCAGTTGGTTGAAGGCAGTTAATGGGAAGAAAGTTGAAATGTTAGATAGAAGGAGAACAAGACCTGTAAATAACTAaagtagaggttcccaaactcctcgaGGAAGCATGGAACCTCATATGTAGTGGcgggggcagggaaggagtgggggggggcccTGACAGCACCACAGCAATCGTCACACTGCAGGGACCCTGGGACATTCTAAACTTACCTGGGCGGGCTCCTGAAACTTCTTTGAGGGTCCcagaggctcgcagccccctcagTGAGCAGCTGCCCTGATCACAGATCGGAGCTCAGGGCAGCCATATggaggctcgcagagggggcTTCTAGCCTCCGGGACCCTCAAAGAGGTTTCAGGAGCCCTTCAGGTGCATTAGAATGTCCTGGGTCCCCACAATGCTGCAATCACTGTGGTGCCATGGGGGActcattcctgggccactccccttaagggggaatggcccttttccagttcccctggtggattgtgacccacctgtttgggaactgctgagctaAAAGAAAAATGCTGCTTGAGTAGGTGGATGCAtctgttttgctattttttttaaaagatgtttattttaaaataacgCACTTGGTTTAGCATTTCAAACAAAGTTAAAGCATTGCCTTAACAGGGTGGCTTGAGGTTCTAGCAAATTGGTATCTCTCTCTCACCAGGGAGACACCACAACCACTAAGCACTGATTCACATGATTTCATCTCAAATTCTTACATGCTAAAATTGTTATTTGAATAGCTTTAACTGTAGTGCAAACGTTGCAAACATGTCACGTACCAAATTTGATTATGCACATCATGAAAGATAGGTGCAACATGGGGAAATGGGCAGAGAGTAATGTTGTAAGTGAATCTTTGCTCAAAATGACAGCTGTTATGAAACCCAAAGAAGGGTTTCATAAACATTTGGCCTGCTACATGGTGTTCCGTCATGTTAGTTATATATTACATTGATCTGAATCCTTTTCCAGAGATCAAACATTCACCAAGTCAAATGCCTCTTACTGGATTATAGCCCATTAGGATGAGTTCTCTGGTATCATGCACTGGGTGCTGTTGTTTTGTTTGATATTTATCATAATTATTCAGAAGATCAGGAGGGTCTGAATGTGCAAACTTCTGTATAATGAATTTAGTTCTGAATAACTGCTGATGAGAATACATGATCCATTTACCCCAATACCACATAGCTATGGAGACAAAACAATCAGAGTGAGACTTCTGATGTTTAGATGCCCAAAGCTTTTCATCCCTGAATCTCACATAATAAATAACTGTTGTAAACAGTCTTTTGCTTGAAATGTGCTGAAACTAGGAGAACTGAAGCGGATACAGTGTAGTTTCACTGACATTCTATTGCTGTGGGGTCATGGGAAAATGCCAGTCACCTGACCTGCTGGAGAGAATCTCTGTTCATAGTATCTTGAGGTCTGGCTTCCAGTTATTCATGGTAAAATCTAGGCCATTCTCTGTCTGAGATTTGAtggggggaaaaggagatttAGGCTTGATTTCTATTCAAGTAGCATGTTCTGCACACATACCTAATGCTGAAAAGGGGGAAGAACTTGCAGATAAAGGCTTCATGGTAAGAAACCAAATACAAAGTGGAATAAAGATCCCAAGAGAACATTAAACATCTTCTGCATTCAGAAGACAGCTAGGTAAATTTCAGTAAGAATGAATGAAACTTCTTTGTGTAGCAAGGCCTAAAAGACGATACACATTGCCCTTTGTTTGTGACATTCAGCAGGTCTTAATGGTTTTTGCTCTAGTGCAGTATATTAAACTCAAGTGTCACACAATGCTTGTACCACCATCAGAAAGCACAAGTACATAAAGAAGATATATGAGATATTCACAGTGCGCTCCCATGCACACTTAGCCCTCtgagcaaatatatatataattggaCTGCTAACTTATCAGGTTAGTATGCAGTAGCAAAATTAATATAGCTAAAAGTTAACAAAGCTAAAAGTAGCAAAGACAGTAGCGTAACTGAACTGTACCAGACCAGTATACAATATAGGCAACCTCTACATAAGCAATGAATTGTTATGCTGCAAGGTGTATGCTCGTTATAGTGGGTCTGGGAGGTATATGCTGGGGGGGGCAATGCTTGACCAACGTGGACCCATGCTTGACCAATTCCTGAAGCAGGGAGGCGCCACTTGTAAGCATGGGTTAAAGGGGATGCTGATTGGCAATGGTGGGGGAGCAGCAGCGAACTGCCTTCTTCTTCTCTTAGTGCCATTTGACAATTCTGGATGTCCTTTCCCCTGATAATGCagcagggaaagaaagaggatgGTCTGCTGCTCCGCCTGCTCATAACTGCCTCCTAGTAAGCCTCCCCATTGGTCCCTGGGCTCCTGGCGGCTTCTCAGAAGGCAGTGGAAGCAGCAGGAGCAGGCTGTCGGCTTCTTTCCCAGGTGCCATTTTACAAATCCTGCTGCTGCTATTCCCCATGATCACTGGGAAGCCATCCTGCAACCCAGGGCACAAAGGGCAGGCCTGCCAGGGGACAATGGGGAGCAGGTGGCAGCCACATATGTGAGCCCTCTATTTacttgcttacttacttactttatttCTAggttgcctttctccccagagggacccaagatggcttacaatgacagttaaaaatacaaaaccatGATTAAACAGAAATCATGCCACCTCTCCAGTGCCTGGTTCCTGGGCAATGGACCTGACATAACCTTTGCATGGTTTTCCAAAGCATGGGGGAGGGTACCATTAGGTTCTCACAGGGCTTTTCCCTTGACTCCCCTGATTGGAACCAAGAGCTCTgtaaattaattaaaaacattgTGCCTGCAGTCATTCCCTAAGCTCCATATTGAACTCCCTGTGTAGATACTAATAAATTATAATGACTTAATACATGTCTGTTGATCATTACTTAGTGACTGGGATATGAAGGGATGGCTTGCATGAGTGCAATGTCAAACACACAATGAGCCACACAGAGAGGTCCTCTCCTGACACTTCCACAATCTCAAGGTAAAAAGTGAGCTATCAAGCAATACATTACAGAGTGAGTCCCATGCATATAGATCaacggtctccaaactttttggccatagggctgtatctggcacagtgtcaagggccactaaaaaattaaatataaaatttaaataaatacattagagatggaatttagatgaatgaataaatgaatgaaggggctcaaatttccaggatttctccaaacactaATACACACCACAcatgaaataaagcacacacgtgattggactcccattcccccagcTCCCAAGTAGCTTACTCAAATACGTACAGTAGTAAATACCGTTACACCACAGGCGCCCTAAATGCCTTGAGGTATtgacccacccacctcccagcatTATGAAATTTAGAGCAAACATCTACATATTACTTACAGAATAGAAGTTGAGGGACAACTGACTTTCAAACGAACCGGAGCTGCCGTTCTTCACATGAACTGTTGCCACTCTAAAAGAGGCAGAAAATGTCACATGACTAAATCATACACTGCTGAAAGTAGAGCTAGGTATATTCTAGATGATGGAGCATCTATCAATCAAGGCAGGATTACCTTTGATCAAAGGCTGCATGGTTCACCAGGTAGTTTGCGTGGTACGTGCATGTAAAGGTATAGTTTACAGGCTGGCTCTTCACAATTACTGAGCTGTCATTGGAGATGATGGAATTATAGAAATGATAGATGGGATTTTTGAACTGTAACAGAAGAAAGACAGGGAGGTAAATAATGTCTGCATCACAAATGCAATCTCAtgggtttaaagcagtggttcccaaaaggtgaactgtggctccctggagagctgtggaaaccagcctgGGGAACAGTGGAATCCTTGCGTAAAAGTAACCCACCACcgtatacaatgtataggattgtgtcccTGAAGgggaatacgtcaagggagccaccagtcaaaaaagtttgggaaccactggttttaaATGTTCAATTATTCAAGTCTGGCCGAGTAGCCACATGGCTTCACTCATCACAATGAAGGGACAGAAGAGGCAGAGGATGTTTCATAGGATGTACAATTTTGCTACTACAAGTTCATAACCCATACATGagttaggatccaatcctatccaagtttccagtgccggcgctgctgtgccaatagggttgcactgcatcctgtgttgcagagggagtctcagaggcctcctcaaggtattgaaacatttgtgcccttacctcaggctgcattgtggctgccccagggctggaaagttggataggattgaacccttagtcATTAATGTCTTTTTGACAGTTTATATTTCTGGAACTGGCTCATACATTGACCCAGACTGTGAT
This portion of the Tiliqua scincoides isolate rTilSci1 chromosome 3, rTilSci1.hap2, whole genome shotgun sequence genome encodes:
- the TECTB gene encoding beta-tectorin — translated: MMMVTFLLWVILARGIAARCNPNKADIILVYCYPKTIITRIPECPYGWEVNQLALGGVCYNGIHDSGYYQFTIPDLSPKNKSYCGTQSDFKNPIYHFYNSIISNDSSVIVKSQPVNYTFTCTYHANYLVNHAAFDQRVATVHVKNGSSGSFESQLSLNFYSNAKFTSKKEAPFIVETSDIGSDVFAGVEAKGLSNRFKVVLTNCWATPSSEYYYQIQWPLITKGCATDDSILVHENGKDSRATFQFTAFRFRNIPKLSKVWLHCETHVCDSEKFSCPVACAKRRQRIEQTGGVLMAELNVNSRGLPRNYNFSAILCHLFLMLGVCAVLL